In one window of Eleutherodactylus coqui strain aEleCoq1 chromosome 10, aEleCoq1.hap1, whole genome shotgun sequence DNA:
- the LOC136580319 gene encoding U8 snoRNA-decapping enzyme-like → MAQAGQQIREDRPRPRNVTREEAVQLEGYRHACHVMLYAPTTAKLFDRVPIRFVVLMMMRFDGRLGFPGGFVDTRDGSLEEGLSRELVEELGDIFNTLKVTDKDYRSSQAREFPQKGVTHFYTKALKLEEVEAIEKAGACAKDHGLEVMGLVRVPLYTLRDGFGGLPAFLSNNFIGNSKSQLLYGLRSLRLLREDQIQDAMWASQNG, encoded by the exons ATGGCTCAGGCCGGCCAGCAGATCCGCGAGGACCGTCCGCGACCGCGCAATGTGACCCGCGAGGAGGCCGTGCAGCTGGAGGGCTACAGACACGCCTGCCACGTCATGCTGTACGCCCCCACCACCGCCAAGCTCTTCGACCGCGTCCCTATCCGCTTTGTGGTGCTG ATGATGATGCGTTTCGACGGGCGTCTCGGCTTCCCGGGTGGTTTTGTGGATACTCGAGACGGTTCCCTGGAAGAAGGCTTGAGCCGCGAGCTGGTGGAGGAACTTGGCGACATTTTCAACACTCTGAAAGTGACGGACAAAGACTACAGGAGCTCGCAGGCCCGAGAGTTCCCGCAGAAGGGGGTCACGCACTTCTACACCAAGGCGCTGAAGCTGGAGGAAGTAGAGGCCATAGAGAAGGCAGGGGCGTGCGCCAAAGATCACGGACTGGAG GTGATGGGTTTGGTCCGCGTTCCTCTCTACACGTTACGGGACGGATTTGGAGGCCTTCCAGCCTTTCTGTCCAACAACTTTATTGGAAACTCAAAGAGCCAACTTCTTTACGGGCTGCGTTCCTTACGGCTGCTCCGAGAAGACCAGATTCAGGATGCCATGTGGGCCAGTCAGAACGGCTAG